GTAATCCAATCAGGGACTTGACCAGAATATTGAGTCAATTGCCCGACATTAATGATGTAGTATCCCCAAATTAAACCTGCGTGTAAACCAATCGGTAAGCCGAGGCGATTTTTTCGCATTCGCGCCCAGACTAATGTCAGCCCCAACACAACTAAAGCTGGAAATTGCGGCAATGTCCGTAAGATATCTGGCAATGGTTTAATAAAATGCAACAGTGCAAATAAAGTCGCATTAATCCACGATGCACGTTGAAAACGGTAATCGCGCAGCAACTCGTCGAGTAACCAACCGCGAAATAGTAACTCTTCAGCGAAGCCAACAGCGATCGCAACGATCGAGCCTTCTAAAACTATTCGTGGTAAAAAGCCCGTACTCGGAAGCCAAACTAACCAACCTAACCAACCTTCGACTAAAAATAAGCTAAAAACTAACACTACACCAATAATCAATCCGCGCAGCAAATCTAACCAATTGTGCTGCGTTCTCACTAAACCATAGTGTTGTAGTATCTGAGGCTGATGGTAAACGCGCTTTCCCCACCATTGCAGAAGAAATATAAATTCTCCATACAATAGCAGCATTGTCAGAATGCTAATTGTATTGGGATCAAGTCTCGTTAAATAAATTGGTACTGCAAACGGCAACCATATCAACAACAATACCAAGACAAAAACCCCAATTCTAACCGGAACTGGGTATCGTGCAATACTACTAATCTTATGCAGCAACGAGTTTTAATTATTCCTCTGGTTCAATTGTGCTAGTTAGACCGTGATTTTTTAAGGTTTCACAGTAAAACTCAGCATGCTCTTGGGCACAAGCAATCACAAGTGCCATACCATTAGTGTGCGCTTCCATCATGATACTCACAGCTTGCGGCTGAGTAATACTCGGTACCGTCTGCATTAACACTTGCACTACGTACTCCATACTGTTGTAGTCATCATTATGAAGTAGCACGCGATATCGAGGTGCGAGCTTTCTAATTGTTGAAGGCTTCTCAAGGGTTTCGACAGACACTGCTATCCACTTTTTTAATTCACTACAACACTCTGTTAAACCTTTACTTAACAGATATTCATTTATTTTATATCATCTCAACTTATCTGCAAGCGACTGTGCTTAGGAGTTCATGATGTCTTGGGGAAGTGCGATCGCTCTTCCTTAACTAAAATAGTAATCATGCTGGTAAGCAGTACAGGAGTGCCCCTATTTTAAGTTTGATCGCCGACACAAGCCAATCGGATAAGTCTTGTTAGCTTTGTAAAATTAAACTAAGCACCAAGATTACGCCAACTGCTGTGGAGCCAGTATCAATGGATTTTCCCTATGACTTTCAACCGCGACAAATTGTTTATTTAGAAAATAATAATCAACGCTTGTACGCAGAAGTTATTCAAGTCGTAGACTCACGTCAGATGTGCTGGGTACGTCCTTTAGCGTTGGTGACATTTCACTCAGAACCGTCAGTCACATTTGACCAGTTACCATCAGTTACTGACTTACGCTCAACAGCAGATTTGTTTTGGCATAGTGCCTTGTTTCGTCCAGCTTTGGACACTGAGGTGATTCCCTTCTTAGTTGGACAAATGGCTACAGACCCTTCATCTGAAACTAACCCGATTGATGTGGCACAACTTAATCAGTTTATCCGTGGCGTTTGGCAGGCTTATCAAGCTGCACAGTAGACAGAGTTCTGAAAGTTAGCATGAGCAAGTACAACGCACCATTTTTTCTTGACTTTGTTGTACTCAGTGATTTCAAAAACTAGGTACTAACTTAATTCTCCCAGCATCCATCTCAGCCATTAATAACTCTAGTGCTTCATAATCAATATCAGATATATGTCCTTGTGCGGTTAATTCTGAATTAATCGCATTTTCAATATCAGGTGTTAATCGCTTTATATATAATGCTTTTTCTACTAATTGGCGGATGCCATATTTACTTTTCATACTAAGAGTTAGTATTTTACTTGTAATATATTGTCCGATACCTATATGGTAGCAAACGTGCACTAAATCATGCTTTTGGCGTGATTCGTATCACAGAGATTCACAATGTATTTATGCCTCAAGATAGATGTTATTGCAACATAAAACAGTAAAATTTCACCTAATCTTTAAGAATTTAATATAAGCTTTTTCTTAACTTTAGCAAGTCTGTAAAGATTACATTCCGCGTATTAGATACTACCCTAGTAAATGTCAAAAGTCATCATCTTTGTAGTGGAAGCAACAATGATCTCTTTGCCTTATTCTAGCCATAAAGGTAGGAAAAGTTAAGACAGATGATCTAAGAAATAGGAACTTTAACTCGGTAAAATTAGGAAATATTATTTTCGTATAGGTGTATACTTTATATTTTTGTAAACTAATGATAGGTTTGAGCAACTCATTGAAAAATAAAGATTCAGTAATATTACCGAAGATACATTTTTCAAAACTTGTAGTATGTCTACTATCATGTTGTTAAATATCAGGTAATTGGTTAGTAGCTTCAGCAAAAAAAGTATGATGCAAACAATGATTGCCTATCCAAAAGTTACTGTACTCAGAGCTTACGGCTCTTTCAATGCTTCAAGTGCTGCTGAATTTCAACAGCAACTGAAAGCCACTATTGCTGCGGATGAGTGTACAGTATTTTTATTAGATATGGAGCATGTGGAATCCATCGATAGCGCTGGTCTGATGGTATTGGTTCAAAGCTTAAGGCTAGTGGAAGGATGGGGAAAGAGATTTAGTCTGTGTTCGTTTTCGCCCGCATTGCGTATAATTTTTGAGTTAACTCAACTTGATTCAGTGTTTGAAATTTTTGAGAACGCTGAAGCTTTTGAAGCAGCCCTTGCTCAGTCAGAAGTAGTAACACCCAGCTACTACCCAGAGCAAAGTATGTGCGCATAGTCAAGTTTGAAACAAATGAATAGCAAATTTGACAAGCAACTGTTGATGCTAGTAGTGCTAAGGTTGAAATGGATTACAGATATTAGCTGATATTAATATTTAAGTACGGTGACAGTTGCTGTAGAAAAGTTAATTACGTCTGAAGTCTCGCGACCCGCTCGTTACTTAGGAAATGAGTTAGGAGCAATCCACAAGCCGTGGGACACAGCAAAAGTGCGCTGGGTACTGACATACCCAGAAGTCTATGAGGTGGGTGCATCTAACTTAGGGCATATCATTTTATACAATATATTGAATGCTCAGCCGCGACAATTGTGCGATCGCGCCTACTTACCTGCGCCAGATTTAGCAACGAAGTTACGCACAACCCAGACGCCATTATTTGCAGTAGAGTCCAAACGCTCTTTACAAGAATTTGATGTACTTGGCTTTAGTTTAAGCTATGAACTGGGAGCGACTAACATTTTAGAAATGTTGGATTTAGCAGGGATTCCACTAACATGGCAAGAGAGGCAAGCGTCACTATCTACCTATCCGTTGATTTTTGCGGGAGGGCAGACAGCAACATCAAATCCTGAACCTTATGCAGACTTTTTAGACTTTTTTGCTCTGGGAGATGGAGAAGAATTACTTCCAGAAATTGGTTTAGTTATTGAAGAAGGTAAGACTCGTGGGTTGAGTCGTCAAGAATTATTACTTGATTTGGCTCAAATTCCAGGGGTTTATGTACCGCAATTTTATGATATGTCGGCTGACGGTTCGGTGCATCCAAATTCTGTAGATGTACCATCACGAATTTTGCGGCGAGTTGCTGTACCGATGCCTGCATACTCGATTGGGTTAGTTCCTTACGTAGAAACTGTACACGATCGCCTAACAATTGAAATTCGGCGTGGCTGTACGCGCGGTTGCCGTTTTTGTCAACCAGGAATGTTGACACGCCCAGCACGAGATGTTGAACCTGAACAGGTAGTTACTGCGATTGAACAAGGAATGCGGGCTACAGGATACAACGAGTTTTCGCTGTTATCTTTATCATGTTCTGATTATCTATCGCTCAGTGCAGTAGGCGTAGAAATTAAAAATCGTTTGCAAGCAGAAAATATTTCCTTATCTTTACCCAGCCAACGTGTCGATCGGTTTGATAAGAACATTGCCAATATCTTGGGTGGTGCGCGACAGTCAGGATTAACGTTTGCACCCGAAGCAGGGACACAGCGGATGCGGGATATTGTCAATAAAGGATTGACAAACGAAGAACTCTTACGGGGTGTGCAAACAGCTTGGGAACAAGGCTGGGACAAAATCAAGCTGTATTTTATGATTGGCTTGCCAGGGGAAACCGATGTTGATGTTTTAGGAATTGTTGAAACAGTCGCTTGGTTACAGCGCGAGTGCCGTGCTAAAGGTAGAAGACCACTGGCATTTAACTTAACAATTTCTAACTTTACACCCAAGCCACATACACCATTTCAATGGCATTCTGTTTCTACTTCAGAATTTGCACGTAAGCAGGAACTACTAAGACAGGCATTTCGCCGGATGAGGGGAGTTAAAGTGAACTTCACCGATATCCGCATTTCTGCAATGGAAGATTTTGTGGGCAGAGGCGATCGCCGCATAAGTCATGTGATTCGCCGCGCGTGGGAATTAGGCGCAGGAATGGATTCTTGGTACGACAGTGCGGAAAGAGCCTTTGATGCTTGGGGTAAAGCGATCGCCCAAGCCGGATTAAGTTGGAAATACCGTCAAATAGAAAACGGAGAATGGAACTTAATTCCAGAACAAGAAACAACTAGCAACCAGCAACTAACCACTAGCCACTTACTTGATGCACCACTACCTTGGGATCATATTGATACAGGCATTAGTAAACAATGGTTGCAAGAAGATCTGCAAAAGGCTTTAGCTGCGGCTACAGTTCCCGATTGTTCATTTGAGGGTTGTTCGCACTGCGGAGTATGTAGCACCAACTTTGGTCATAATGTGGTCATTGAACCACCACCAATTCCTGAGTTTCAAGGAAATTTTGTCCCCAAAACAACTAAAGTACAACGCTTACGCGGATATTTCGGTAAGCTCGGAGATATGGCTTTAGTGGGTCATCTTGATTTGGTACGATTGTTTGATCGAGCAATTCGCCGCGCCGCACTACCAATTTCTTTTACAGGTGGTTTTCATCCTAGCCCTAGAATGAGCATTGCTCAAGCGTTACCCTTAGG
The nucleotide sequence above comes from Gloeocapsopsis sp. IPPAS B-1203. Encoded proteins:
- a CDS encoding type II CAAX endopeptidase family protein, encoding MLHKISSIARYPVPVRIGVFVLVLLLIWLPFAVPIYLTRLDPNTISILTMLLLYGEFIFLLQWWGKRVYHQPQILQHYGLVRTQHNWLDLLRGLIIGVVLVFSLFLVEGWLGWLVWLPSTGFLPRIVLEGSIVAIAVGFAEELLFRGWLLDELLRDYRFQRASWINATLFALLHFIKPLPDILRTLPQFPALVVLGLTLVWARMRKNRLGLPIGLHAGLIWGYYIINVGQLTQYSGQVPDWITGVERNPLAGVMGLLFLGVLALWVRRK
- the clpS gene encoding ATP-dependent Clp protease adapter ClpS, translating into MSVETLEKPSTIRKLAPRYRVLLHNDDYNSMEYVVQVLMQTVPSITQPQAVSIMMEAHTNGMALVIACAQEHAEFYCETLKNHGLTSTIEPEE
- a CDS encoding STAS domain-containing protein, translated to MMQTMIAYPKVTVLRAYGSFNASSAAEFQQQLKATIAADECTVFLLDMEHVESIDSAGLMVLVQSLRLVEGWGKRFSLCSFSPALRIIFELTQLDSVFEIFENAEAFEAALAQSEVVTPSYYPEQSMCA
- a CDS encoding TIGR03960 family B12-binding radical SAM protein, with the translated sequence MTVAVEKLITSEVSRPARYLGNELGAIHKPWDTAKVRWVLTYPEVYEVGASNLGHIILYNILNAQPRQLCDRAYLPAPDLATKLRTTQTPLFAVESKRSLQEFDVLGFSLSYELGATNILEMLDLAGIPLTWQERQASLSTYPLIFAGGQTATSNPEPYADFLDFFALGDGEELLPEIGLVIEEGKTRGLSRQELLLDLAQIPGVYVPQFYDMSADGSVHPNSVDVPSRILRRVAVPMPAYSIGLVPYVETVHDRLTIEIRRGCTRGCRFCQPGMLTRPARDVEPEQVVTAIEQGMRATGYNEFSLLSLSCSDYLSLSAVGVEIKNRLQAENISLSLPSQRVDRFDKNIANILGGARQSGLTFAPEAGTQRMRDIVNKGLTNEELLRGVQTAWEQGWDKIKLYFMIGLPGETDVDVLGIVETVAWLQRECRAKGRRPLAFNLTISNFTPKPHTPFQWHSVSTSEFARKQELLRQAFRRMRGVKVNFTDIRISAMEDFVGRGDRRISHVIRRAWELGAGMDSWYDSAERAFDAWGKAIAQAGLSWKYRQIENGEWNLIPEQETTSNQQLTTSHLLDAPLPWDHIDTGISKQWLQEDLQKALAAATVPDCSFEGCSHCGVCSTNFGHNVVIEPPPIPEFQGNFVPKTTKVQRLRGYFGKLGDMALVGHLDLVRLFDRAIRRAALPISFTGGFHPSPRMSIAQALPLGATSSGEIIDFELTQAVPAEEFQYRLSQELPSDLPIYSVVAVDLKAPAATQVLNKAEYLISIAVAEETAIAQWQEWLTAIANSETMWFEHISKSGKRQQVNLRDRLFELSVSKIQEANAVTLRYVGSCRNDGTQLRPEQVIFMLEQVAPQREFQLLHIHRNQLVLEYDLSK